Proteins from a genomic interval of Oceanispirochaeta crateris:
- a CDS encoding enoyl-CoA hydratase-related protein yields the protein MSEGLEMDLKYIKYEKEDHIARITLNRPDVLNALHPPATAELNAVWTDFRDDSHLWVAIIRGAGEKAFCVGDDLKYRVNVSDDSALRQSDEHPNYTPVNCFKPIIAEVNGYAMGGGLEIVLGCDIIIASDTARFGLPEARRGLLADAGGVVQITRRIPHHLAMGMILTGKIFSAGEMYRMGLVNEVATAQDLSSVVERWVTDVLACSPHALQAAKQVVSETGQLHPKVAADQMEGLHRVRMLRESEDYLEGPRAFSEKRTPLWTNPKS from the coding sequence ATGAGTGAAGGACTTGAAATGGACTTAAAATATATAAAGTATGAGAAAGAAGATCATATTGCCCGGATAACACTGAATAGACCAGATGTACTCAATGCCCTGCATCCCCCTGCAACGGCAGAATTAAATGCTGTTTGGACAGATTTTAGAGATGATTCCCATCTTTGGGTTGCCATAATCAGGGGAGCAGGTGAAAAAGCCTTTTGCGTGGGAGACGATCTCAAATACAGAGTCAATGTGTCTGATGACAGCGCCTTGCGTCAATCCGATGAGCATCCAAACTATACCCCGGTCAACTGCTTCAAACCGATTATTGCAGAGGTGAATGGCTATGCCATGGGAGGAGGACTGGAAATTGTCCTTGGTTGCGACATTATAATCGCTTCGGATACAGCGAGGTTCGGATTACCCGAAGCACGCCGTGGTCTTCTGGCAGATGCCGGAGGAGTGGTTCAGATAACCAGGAGGATTCCTCATCACCTGGCTATGGGTATGATTCTGACAGGAAAAATATTCTCAGCCGGCGAAATGTATCGTATGGGATTGGTAAATGAAGTGGCCACAGCTCAGGATCTCTCATCCGTTGTAGAGCGTTGGGTGACCGATGTCTTGGCCTGCTCCCCTCATGCTCTACAAGCAGCCAAGCAGGTTGTCTCAGAAACAGGTCAGCTTCATCCTAAAGTGGCAGCCGATCAGATGGAAGGACTCCATAGGGTTCGCATGTTACGGGAATCTGAAGATTATTTGGAAGGACCTCGGGCATTCTCAGAGAAAAGGACTCCTTTGTGGACAAACCCTAAATCGTGA
- a CDS encoding sugar phosphate isomerase/epimerase family protein: MKLCYQVATPDVKIAESVTAYQGSLEKTFGDIAKLGYDGVELMTLNPGKLDWDEVKKTAERHNLIVGLVCTGEIFGQLNLCFTDPDKSIREEAISRVKEIIDFASFLDANINIGRVRGYYRPDVDKEQTDAWAVAAFKEISEHAKPLGVTIALETVTIMQTNFINTMEEGLKFVELVDHENFKLMIDVFHLNIEEKDLYQTITQYIPHTIHVHLADNNRRYPGNCGMDFKKIIQLFHDNGFDGTYCTEIFQNPTMEIAAAESIKHLGPIFKEVYGRTIKA, encoded by the coding sequence ATGAAACTATGTTATCAAGTTGCTACCCCTGATGTAAAAATCGCAGAGAGTGTAACAGCTTACCAGGGCAGTTTAGAAAAAACATTCGGGGACATTGCCAAACTTGGTTATGACGGAGTTGAGCTTATGACTCTGAATCCCGGCAAATTAGACTGGGATGAAGTTAAAAAGACAGCAGAACGACATAATCTTATTGTTGGTTTAGTTTGTACCGGGGAGATTTTCGGACAGTTAAACCTCTGTTTTACAGATCCGGATAAGTCGATCAGAGAAGAGGCAATCAGCCGGGTAAAAGAGATTATTGATTTTGCCTCATTCCTTGATGCCAACATCAATATCGGGCGGGTGAGAGGATACTACCGACCCGATGTAGATAAGGAGCAGACTGACGCCTGGGCAGTAGCGGCCTTCAAGGAAATAAGCGAACATGCTAAACCCCTGGGAGTAACCATTGCTCTAGAAACTGTCACAATCATGCAGACGAATTTCATCAACACCATGGAAGAAGGTCTGAAATTCGTAGAGTTGGTTGATCATGAAAATTTCAAACTCATGATCGATGTATTCCATCTGAATATAGAAGAAAAAGATCTTTATCAAACGATCACACAGTATATTCCCCACACGATTCATGTTCATCTTGCAGATAATAACCGCCGTTATCCCGGGAACTGCGGAATGGATTTTAAAAAGATCATCCAGCTATTTCACGACAACGGCTTTGATGGAACCTACTGCACCGAAATTTTTCAGAATCCAACTATGGAAATTGCTGCAGCTGAATCAATAAAACACTTGGGCCCCATATTCAAAGAGGTCTATGGCAGGACAATAAAAGCATGA
- a CDS encoding transketolase, whose protein sequence is MAVDLAVITNRELHALAQQFRIDVIKTLHDKGTGHWGGSASVAEILTYLYFRQMNIQPENPDWENRDRLVLSKGHASPMLYEVLEKRGYLKDGTLKTFRDLNSSLQGHPCMNKTPGVEMSTGALGHGLSVGLGMSLMAARQSSPFKTYVIVGEGCLNEGQSWEAIMAAGKFAPKDLVLLVDYNKVQLDGHSKDIMPLDPLADKFKAFNWNVADRSFNGHDMDDIESSFKWLSQQDQGPCVIIYDTIKGKGVSFMEDNHAWHGAPVGDDHFSEALPQLEKGLSTWEEK, encoded by the coding sequence ATGGCAGTAGATTTAGCAGTAATAACAAACAGAGAACTGCATGCTTTGGCACAGCAGTTCCGAATTGATGTGATCAAAACTCTCCATGACAAGGGAACAGGTCACTGGGGAGGGTCAGCATCGGTAGCAGAGATCCTCACCTATCTCTATTTCAGACAAATGAATATCCAGCCTGAAAATCCCGATTGGGAAAACAGAGACAGGTTAGTTTTGAGTAAGGGCCATGCATCGCCCATGCTCTATGAAGTACTGGAAAAGAGAGGATACCTGAAAGATGGAACACTCAAAACTTTTCGCGATCTGAACAGTTCCCTCCAGGGACATCCATGCATGAACAAAACTCCCGGTGTAGAAATGTCAACAGGAGCACTGGGACATGGTTTATCAGTGGGTCTGGGAATGAGTCTGATGGCAGCCCGTCAGTCATCCCCTTTTAAAACCTATGTAATAGTAGGCGAAGGCTGTCTCAACGAAGGTCAGTCATGGGAAGCCATCATGGCCGCAGGTAAATTTGCACCAAAAGACCTGGTACTCTTGGTTGATTACAACAAAGTACAGCTGGATGGACACTCCAAAGACATAATGCCTCTGGATCCTCTGGCAGATAAGTTCAAAGCTTTTAATTGGAATGTAGCTGACCGTAGTTTCAATGGTCATGATATGGATGATATAGAAAGTTCATTCAAATGGCTTTCACAGCAAGATCAGGGCCCCTGTGTCATTATCTATGACACAATTAAAGGGAAGGGAGTCTCTTTTATGGAAGACAATCATGCCTGGCACGGTGCTCCGGTAGGAGATGACCATTTTAGTGAAGCACTGCCCCAATTAGAAAAAGGTCTTTCAACCTGGGAGGAAAAATAA
- a CDS encoding transketolase family protein, translating to MEKIGMRDAFGAALVELGKTNDKLMVLDADVSSSTRSGLFGKAYPDRFFNVGVAEANMVDIAAGMATCGYRPVVSAFAIFLALKATDQIRNVVCYNKLNVIIAGGYSGLSDSFDGASHQSITDIAIMRAFPNLTVLAPAHADDVTAALEQALEIEGPVYIRMCRNPSPVLVGKKALTIGKAEILNEGSDITIGACGITVPIAMEACEELASKGIKAQILDLSSIKPIDKKTITEAAEKTGCFLTVEEHSIHGGLGSAVSEVLVRSKPVPMDFVGIEDCFTESGPYEELMEKYGLSTKAVVAKAEALVKLK from the coding sequence ATGGAAAAAATAGGAATGCGTGATGCCTTCGGCGCTGCTCTGGTAGAGCTGGGGAAAACAAATGATAAATTAATGGTTCTGGATGCTGATGTATCTTCCAGTACTCGAAGCGGACTCTTTGGAAAAGCCTACCCCGACCGCTTCTTCAACGTCGGTGTGGCCGAAGCAAACATGGTTGATATTGCTGCAGGAATGGCCACTTGCGGATATCGTCCTGTGGTCAGTGCCTTTGCTATCTTTCTAGCTCTTAAAGCCACCGATCAAATTAGAAACGTAGTTTGTTACAATAAACTGAATGTGATTATTGCCGGTGGTTATTCTGGACTTTCAGACTCTTTTGATGGTGCCAGCCACCAGTCTATTACAGATATCGCCATCATGCGGGCTTTTCCTAATCTCACCGTACTGGCTCCCGCTCACGCTGATGATGTGACTGCAGCCCTGGAACAGGCACTTGAAATTGAAGGACCTGTTTATATACGAATGTGCCGTAATCCAAGCCCGGTTCTTGTTGGTAAGAAAGCTCTGACAATCGGAAAAGCAGAGATCCTCAATGAAGGTTCGGATATTACCATAGGCGCCTGCGGGATAACCGTTCCTATAGCGATGGAAGCCTGTGAAGAGCTTGCTTCAAAGGGTATCAAAGCCCAGATCTTGGATCTAAGCAGTATCAAGCCCATTGATAAAAAAACAATTACAGAAGCGGCTGAAAAAACAGGCTGTTTCCTGACTGTTGAAGAACATTCCATCCATGGCGGACTTGGAAGTGCCGTATCTGAAGTTCTTGTCAGGTCCAAGCCCGTTCCTATGGACTTTGTAGGAATAGAAGACTGTTTTACTGAATCTGGGCCCTATGAGGAACTGATGGAGAAATATGGTCTCAGTACAAAGGCCGTCGTTGCTAAAGCCGAGGCTCTAGTCAAATTAAAATAA
- a CDS encoding GlcG/HbpS family heme-binding protein, with protein MKKVLALTPEDALTMMKAAELKAKEIGVDMDIAITDSNGSLLMFHRMEYGKIASIDIAINKAFTAAAQRKSTRAYGEISQPGGPTYGIESSNQGRFTIFAGGVPLFVEGQIVGAIGCSSGTPDQDEAVAQAGLEAIKASLS; from the coding sequence ATGAAAAAAGTTCTTGCCCTTACGCCAGAAGATGCCCTAACCATGATGAAAGCTGCTGAGTTGAAAGCTAAGGAAATCGGGGTGGATATGGATATTGCCATTACTGATTCTAATGGAAGCCTTCTGATGTTCCACAGAATGGAATATGGTAAGATTGCGAGCATCGATATTGCCATTAATAAGGCTTTTACCGCAGCGGCACAGCGAAAATCAACGCGTGCATATGGTGAGATCAGTCAACCCGGTGGGCCGACTTATGGAATTGAGTCTAGTAATCAGGGGCGGTTTACCATATTCGCAGGGGGGGTGCCACTCTTTGTTGAAGGGCAAATTGTTGGTGCTATCGGCTGCAGTTCCGGTACTCCTGATCAGGATGAGGCTGTGGCGCAGGCAGGACTGGAGGCTATAAAGGCTTCATTGTCTTAG
- a CDS encoding CaiB/BaiF CoA transferase family protein, with protein MLKEMSALSGIKIIDFSHVYQGPVGSQLLADYGADVIKVERPNFGDWSRHWGPYAGDISLPFAGLNRNKRSITLDLKSASGKKIILKLLKSADILMHNFRPAVMEKLGLGYDDLKELNPRLIYAYSSGWGDSGPYVDQRRSGHDMLARAATGWFNNPDTNKLPEAMGMSADYPAGLMLTIGILMALQSREKTGEGQQVTTDLYSVALHANSWEGTTQLNPDSIDSHTGIGKTESAINKIFKTSNGFIEVSPVFSEDSLRDISLAMGLDDLSKDPRFITVEDRMKNKKELNSYLERFFLTKTTQEWVNQLEAKAVLCTEVRSFSEAIKDPQTKANKMLVDVDHPGTGSLKLLGTPVRLHGTKPVSPTHAPGLGENTKDILSEIGYSTSEIESLVQEGVFG; from the coding sequence ATGTTAAAAGAAATGAGTGCCTTGAGTGGGATAAAGATCATTGATTTCAGCCACGTTTATCAGGGTCCTGTAGGATCTCAACTACTCGCGGACTACGGTGCGGATGTGATCAAGGTGGAACGCCCTAATTTTGGAGATTGGAGCCGGCACTGGGGCCCCTATGCCGGTGATATAAGCCTCCCTTTTGCCGGTCTTAACCGAAATAAACGTAGCATCACATTGGACTTGAAGTCAGCATCAGGCAAGAAAATTATCCTGAAACTCTTAAAATCGGCAGACATTTTGATGCATAATTTTCGCCCAGCAGTAATGGAAAAACTGGGCTTGGGATATGATGATTTGAAAGAACTAAATCCCCGATTGATTTATGCTTATTCCTCAGGCTGGGGAGATTCAGGACCCTATGTAGATCAGAGACGCAGCGGCCATGATATGCTGGCACGAGCTGCGACAGGATGGTTTAATAATCCGGATACCAACAAGCTCCCGGAAGCCATGGGGATGTCTGCAGACTATCCAGCAGGACTCATGCTGACAATTGGAATTTTAATGGCATTGCAATCCCGGGAAAAAACCGGTGAGGGACAGCAGGTCACAACCGACTTGTATAGCGTTGCTCTCCACGCCAATTCATGGGAAGGAACAACGCAGTTGAATCCTGATTCTATTGATAGCCACACAGGTATTGGGAAGACAGAATCTGCCATCAATAAAATATTTAAGACCAGCAATGGTTTTATTGAAGTCTCCCCGGTTTTTTCTGAAGATTCTCTGCGGGACATCTCCCTGGCCATGGGTCTTGATGATCTTTCAAAAGATCCTCGTTTCATTACTGTTGAAGATAGAATGAAGAATAAAAAAGAATTGAATTCTTATCTTGAAAGATTCTTTTTGACTAAAACAACACAGGAATGGGTGAACCAACTAGAGGCAAAAGCTGTATTGTGCACAGAAGTACGATCTTTTTCAGAAGCAATTAAAGATCCTCAAACTAAAGCAAATAAGATGCTGGTTGATGTAGATCACCCGGGGACAGGTTCCTTAAAGCTATTGGGAACTCCTGTTCGCCTTCATGGAACGAAACCCGTATCCCCTACACACGCTCCCGGTTTAGGTGAGAATACGAAGGATATTTTGAGTGAAATAGGGTACTCTACTTCTGAAATTGAGTCTCTTGTTCAAGAAGGGGTCTTCGGCTAA
- a CDS encoding GntR family transcriptional regulator: MAKTKTPPLYQIIFDDLYEKIQKGVYKTGDKIPTEKELMVQYGTSRITASRAVIELEKKNYVRRQKAAGSFVTPQSMWEENSKNPMKNIQPSVAVIIPSSTSNIYIEMEVLQGIGISCRNLGFSLNLYTNESDETTMKSPYDFEKQLISELIEKGFVGAIIFPSSSNESPEIYNLMIRKNFPFVLLDRKVFGVEAPLVSSDNKNGFYSIVQYVISKGHKRIAFVSGNTHESSSRVERFYGYIKAMNDYKMEVKEQFIIHKLFPENLNHQYYSDLESKTLYNQNAIKAMLEQFFSNENPPTAIVATNDYIALNIMSVAGSLGYQIPEDISIAGFDQLSIGELITPQIATVAQDYLIMGQESVKLLNQIIHNPHKKVHDVVISTTLIPGRSIKEFKIHDNMDGL, encoded by the coding sequence TTGGCTAAAACAAAAACCCCTCCTTTATATCAAATCATCTTTGATGATCTCTATGAGAAAATACAAAAGGGCGTTTATAAAACCGGGGATAAGATTCCAACAGAAAAAGAGTTAATGGTACAGTATGGGACCAGTCGAATCACAGCTTCACGGGCTGTGATTGAACTAGAAAAGAAGAATTATGTTCGTCGGCAGAAAGCGGCCGGTTCCTTTGTGACTCCTCAAAGCATGTGGGAAGAAAATAGTAAAAACCCGATGAAAAACATTCAGCCTTCAGTCGCAGTTATTATTCCTTCTTCCACATCCAATATATACATTGAAATGGAGGTCCTTCAGGGTATCGGCATTTCCTGCAGAAATCTGGGATTCTCCCTGAACTTGTACACCAATGAATCAGATGAAACAACGATGAAATCACCCTATGACTTTGAAAAACAACTAATTTCAGAATTGATCGAAAAAGGGTTTGTTGGAGCCATCATCTTCCCCAGTTCATCAAATGAAAGCCCTGAAATATATAATCTAATGATCCGGAAGAATTTTCCATTTGTTCTATTGGATAGAAAGGTCTTTGGTGTTGAAGCACCATTGGTGTCATCGGATAATAAAAACGGCTTTTATTCCATTGTTCAATACGTCATATCAAAAGGACATAAGAGGATTGCCTTTGTCTCTGGAAATACTCATGAGTCCAGTAGCCGAGTCGAGAGGTTTTATGGGTACATAAAGGCTATGAATGATTATAAAATGGAAGTGAAAGAACAATTCATCATCCATAAGCTCTTTCCTGAAAACCTGAACCATCAGTATTACAGTGATTTGGAAAGTAAAACTCTTTACAATCAGAATGCTATTAAGGCGATGCTGGAACAGTTCTTTTCCAATGAAAATCCTCCCACTGCCATAGTGGCCACAAATGACTATATTGCGCTGAATATAATGAGTGTTGCCGGCAGCCTCGGTTATCAAATTCCAGAGGATATTTCTATAGCCGGTTTTGACCAGTTGTCTATCGGTGAATTGATTACGCCTCAAATTGCCACGGTGGCTCAGGATTATCTGATTATGGGCCAGGAATCTGTCAAATTATTGAATCAGATCATCCATAACCCTCATAAAAAAGTACACGATGTTGTCATCTCAACAACACTGATTCCCGGTAGGTCCATCAAGGAATTTAAGATCCATGATAATATGGATGGTCTATAG
- a CDS encoding aspartate/glutamate racemase family protein, producing the protein MKTIALIHTVKPVLNSFEQEIIEAAPEGSVKIHNILDDFLAHDPSPDGAGYFTPENKQRLFNQIKNAELTGADLIVTTCSTLSPIVLVIKEFFSTPILTIDEVMAEEVVSKAKKIKILATAKSTIEPSCQALYSAAKKLNKEISIDFEDNEEAYKAMKNYNMELHNKLVLEQSTQSSNYDAIILAQASMAHLEEDVEAHTGVKTYSSPKRCIRKIIEIIGKNEQEN; encoded by the coding sequence ATGAAAACGATAGCACTAATCCATACAGTAAAACCCGTTCTAAATTCTTTTGAACAAGAAATCATAGAAGCTGCACCAGAGGGAAGTGTCAAAATACATAATATCCTTGATGATTTCCTGGCTCATGACCCCAGCCCGGACGGGGCTGGTTATTTTACGCCGGAAAACAAGCAGCGATTGTTCAATCAGATTAAGAATGCAGAATTAACAGGAGCTGACTTAATCGTTACAACTTGCTCTACTTTGAGTCCCATAGTATTAGTCATCAAAGAATTTTTTAGCACTCCCATTTTGACTATTGACGAGGTAATGGCTGAAGAAGTTGTAAGCAAAGCAAAAAAAATTAAAATTTTGGCAACAGCAAAGAGCACAATAGAACCGAGTTGTCAGGCTCTTTATTCTGCGGCTAAAAAACTGAATAAAGAAATAAGCATAGACTTTGAAGATAACGAAGAAGCCTACAAAGCCATGAAAAATTACAATATGGAACTGCATAACAAACTTGTGTTAGAGCAATCAACTCAATCTTCTAACTATGATGCTATCATCCTGGCACAAGCCTCCATGGCTCATTTGGAAGAAGATGTAGAAGCTCATACCGGAGTAAAAACCTATAGCAGTCCTAAACGATGTATTCGAAAAATTATTGAGATCATTGGCAAAAACGAACAAGAGAACTAA
- a CDS encoding fructose bisphosphate aldolase, producing MNLTQMERMKSGKGFIAALDQSGGSTPKALETYGIKKDAYSNDEEMFQLVHQMRSRIMESSVFNKDRILGAILFEKTMDSRVDGLHSADYLWDKKGIVTFLKVDKGLADQEQGVQVMKPITHLDDLLKRANERHVFGTKMRSVIREANTTGIKALVDQQFEIGQIISKAGLVPIIEPEVDIHAPDKEKAEMVLKNELIKHLKSLDSNTLVMLKLTIPDEDNFYEELTSFPNVLRVVALSGGYSREVANQKLARNHNVIASFSRALSEGLNVDQSPQEFSKILDGSIQNIYQASIT from the coding sequence ATGAATCTGACTCAGATGGAACGAATGAAAAGTGGAAAAGGTTTTATTGCCGCTCTGGATCAAAGCGGAGGTAGTACACCGAAGGCCCTGGAAACATATGGCATTAAAAAAGATGCCTATTCCAACGATGAGGAGATGTTTCAATTGGTTCACCAGATGCGATCCCGCATTATGGAGAGTTCGGTGTTTAATAAAGACCGTATACTAGGGGCCATCCTTTTTGAAAAGACAATGGATTCCAGGGTAGATGGACTCCATAGCGCTGATTATCTTTGGGATAAGAAGGGTATCGTTACATTCTTGAAAGTTGATAAAGGACTGGCAGATCAGGAACAGGGGGTTCAGGTCATGAAACCCATTACCCATCTGGACGATCTACTGAAGCGGGCAAATGAGCGGCATGTTTTTGGAACAAAGATGCGATCTGTTATCAGGGAAGCCAATACTACCGGAATAAAAGCGCTTGTTGACCAGCAGTTTGAAATAGGACAAATCATCTCTAAAGCAGGTCTGGTTCCTATCATAGAACCGGAGGTTGATATCCATGCTCCTGATAAAGAAAAGGCAGAAATGGTCCTTAAAAATGAACTTATTAAACACTTAAAATCCCTGGATTCAAATACTCTTGTCATGCTGAAGTTAACCATTCCAGATGAGGATAATTTTTATGAAGAACTGACTTCATTCCCCAATGTTTTGAGGGTTGTCGCTTTATCCGGAGGCTATTCTCGAGAAGTTGCGAATCAAAAGCTGGCCAGGAACCATAATGTGATAGCCAGTTTTTCCAGAGCCTTATCTGAAGGGTTAAATGTAGATCAGAGTCCTCAGGAATTTAGTAAAATCCTCGATGGATCTATACAAAACATATATCAGGCATCGATAACTTAA
- a CDS encoding HD domain-containing phosphohydrolase has translation MNLNSNRWKALIVDDEAESLRLLGYIFKDDFELSFAQNGLIALEKAKQIQPDVIILDIVMLEMDGFEVCKRLKSVKETAKIPVIFITGAADVNTEKKAFEMGGAEFITKPINPTLVKTRVNNVLKVHNQKKAWEMEIRKKTRELREVQKAAVSMLGIAGHVNDGSMNKHIWRMAHYSALLAMEAGWAKKDIQYMKLAASMHDTGKIGISDNILKKPGKLNEEEQRFMQAHTQIGYDILSQSQTPLFKMAAEIALYHHERWNGTGYPTGISGEEIPESARIVAITDVFDALTVKRPYKEEWTSDRSFEEIKKMSGTYFDPRLVDLFLSIKPKILQGMEKYGRL, from the coding sequence ATGAATTTAAATAGCAATAGATGGAAAGCCCTGATTGTAGATGATGAGGCAGAAAGTTTACGTTTACTAGGGTATATCTTCAAAGATGATTTTGAATTGAGTTTTGCTCAAAATGGTTTAATTGCTCTTGAAAAAGCGAAACAGATACAGCCCGATGTTATCATTCTAGATATAGTCATGCTGGAAATGGATGGCTTTGAAGTTTGCAAGAGACTAAAATCAGTCAAGGAAACTGCAAAGATCCCTGTTATCTTCATAACTGGTGCCGCTGATGTTAATACCGAAAAAAAAGCATTTGAAATGGGTGGAGCTGAGTTTATAACCAAACCCATTAACCCGACACTGGTAAAGACACGGGTGAACAATGTTTTAAAGGTACACAACCAGAAAAAAGCCTGGGAAATGGAAATCAGAAAAAAAACCCGGGAACTCAGAGAAGTACAGAAAGCTGCAGTCTCCATGCTGGGCATTGCCGGACATGTAAATGATGGTAGCATGAATAAGCATATCTGGAGAATGGCTCATTATTCAGCATTATTAGCAATGGAAGCAGGCTGGGCAAAAAAAGATATTCAATATATGAAATTGGCGGCCTCCATGCATGATACAGGGAAAATTGGGATTTCAGATAATATACTCAAGAAACCGGGAAAATTAAATGAAGAAGAACAGAGGTTCATGCAGGCTCATACACAAATTGGATACGATATTCTCTCACAAAGCCAGACACCGCTTTTTAAAATGGCAGCCGAAATAGCCTTATATCACCATGAGCGGTGGAACGGTACAGGATACCCCACAGGAATAAGTGGTGAAGAAATACCGGAATCAGCCAGAATCGTAGCCATAACCGATGTTTTTGATGCTCTTACTGTAAAAAGACCATATAAAGAAGAATGGACTTCAGACCGATCTTTTGAAGAGATAAAAAAGATGTCCGGTACTTATTTTGATCCTCGTCTAGTGGATCTATTTTTGTCTATAAAGCCCAAAATTTTACAGGGTATGGAAAAATACGGAAGGTTATAA
- a CDS encoding sensor domain-containing diguanylate cyclase produces MKKILKPLLLTVFPLIFIMTYVVVFKYMSATEEKIMDNYIDKLRYEYDIIVSEYTNMANFINLNQIQKESVLEVLYDASLTEDELVKNELRATLLRQLSPLYNNLKTFNFRQLHFHTADNLSFLRFHKPETYGDDLMGIRLSVEYVNREKKSISGFEEGRIFNGYRNLYPLMYNEKHIGSVEISISIAAIIDQIANLYHQESQFILLKSVVLEKVFSSEQSNYSEWTIDPRFVLDKGLVENYSLADHILKKDSDRIAKSLSSSLLDGEPFSIEVNYDQEKRVLSFLPIRNFTGNTVAYLFLNSDNERLVELRRSFWLITSSFLCLIVLLAFIVVYSTYTGRRIKYMAFNDQLTGISSRRMILTKLKEEYLRSKRYGTVFSICMIDIDHFKNVNDTYGHMIGDHVLKELATVVIKNIRSTDHFGRYGGEEFILILLETEGDAALHFLDDLRLKIAQHQFATIGNLTISGGIATYTHKYECSEDLIDDADKNLYLAKKNGRNQVVFEV; encoded by the coding sequence ATGAAAAAAATTTTGAAACCCCTTCTACTAACCGTTTTCCCCCTTATTTTTATAATGACATATGTTGTCGTGTTCAAATATATGTCTGCTACTGAAGAGAAAATCATGGACAATTATATCGATAAGCTAAGATACGAGTATGATATTATTGTTTCTGAATATACAAACATGGCCAATTTTATCAATTTGAATCAAATCCAGAAAGAGAGTGTTTTAGAAGTACTCTATGATGCGTCCTTAACTGAGGATGAGCTTGTAAAAAATGAATTGAGAGCAACACTTCTAAGGCAACTATCTCCTTTGTATAACAATTTAAAGACTTTTAATTTCCGCCAGCTTCATTTTCACACCGCAGATAATTTGAGTTTTTTGCGTTTTCATAAACCTGAAACCTATGGGGACGACTTAATGGGAATCAGGTTGTCCGTTGAATATGTTAATAGAGAGAAAAAAAGTATTTCTGGTTTTGAAGAGGGGCGCATTTTTAATGGTTATCGGAATCTTTATCCTCTGATGTATAATGAAAAGCATATTGGATCAGTAGAAATCAGCATCTCCATAGCTGCCATTATTGATCAGATAGCTAATCTTTATCATCAGGAATCACAGTTTATTCTACTGAAGTCTGTGGTTTTGGAAAAAGTCTTTAGTAGTGAACAATCAAATTATTCCGAGTGGACAATTGATCCTCGATTTGTGTTAGATAAGGGTCTGGTTGAGAACTATTCACTAGCAGACCATATCCTGAAAAAGGACTCAGACAGAATAGCAAAATCTCTGAGTAGTAGTTTATTAGATGGAGAACCTTTTTCAATCGAAGTTAACTATGACCAGGAAAAGAGAGTTTTATCCTTTCTTCCTATTCGTAACTTTACCGGAAATACTGTAGCCTATCTTTTTTTAAACTCTGACAATGAACGACTTGTTGAACTCAGAAGATCATTTTGGCTTATCACATCTTCCTTTCTTTGCCTCATTGTTTTATTGGCTTTTATAGTTGTTTACTCTACTTATACTGGCAGACGCATAAAATACATGGCATTTAATGATCAGTTGACCGGAATCTCTTCAAGGAGGATGATTTTAACAAAGTTAAAAGAGGAGTATCTTAGATCCAAACGTTATGGCACTGTCTTTTCCATTTGTATGATTGATATAGACCATTTTAAAAATGTTAATGATACCTATGGACACATGATCGGTGATCATGTTCTCAAAGAATTGGCAACTGTGGTCATAAAAAATATTAGATCTACGGATCATTTCGGTCGATATGGTGGAGAAGAATTTATATTGATTTTACTAGAAACAGAAGGCGATGCTGCTCTCCATTTTTTAGATGATTTAAGGTTGAAAATTGCACAGCATCAGTTTGCAACCATAGGAAATTTAACAATCAGTGGCGGTATTGCTACATACACTCATAAGTATGAATGCTCTGAAGATTTGATTGATGATGCCGATAAAAATCTTTATCTAGCAAAAAAGAATGGCCGCAACCAAGTTGTTTTTGAGGTTTAG